The DNA region TCACCCTTGAGGAACTGAAAAAGGGTTTGGAGAGAGTGGGTGCTAATCTTAAAGAATCTGAGCTTCTATGGTTAATGGAAGCAGTAAGTGCCTTGCATACTATCCAAATTGGCATTTCTATGTAGGCATGTTTCTTGCACTTATTAGTGTGTTGTTTAGTTTTGTAATTTTCTACAATTGTTTTAGTTGGAATTGGTTATGGTGTAAAAGGATTCTTGATAGTTCCTCTATAAGTGATTTTGacataaagaaaaattttttattctcccAAAATTAATTAACTGACTCTAGTAGTTAGAAACCAAACATGTGTAAAATGGGGGAGATCAACTACTGGGGGATGAGGATCATTCTAGGTCCCCCAAACAGTGTTCCAACGATGCATTAATGATTTATTTGTAACTGAATATACTTCCATTCTTTTGATCGGTAGTAAACTTGGCATTGTACTATTTTTGCACTATTGTGTGCagcttgttattattatatttggtGTTTCATGTGATTGACCCATTTAGCTTTCTCCTTTAAAATCCAGGTAGACGTTGATAATAGTGGTACCATAGATTATGGTGAATTTATAGCGGCAATGCTTCATCTAAACAAAATCCAAAAGGAGGATCATCTATATGCTGCCTTCACTTATTTTGACCAAGCTTGTGAAAAGTATGGAATTCTAGATAGTAACATAGATGATATAATACGCGATGTTGACAAGGATAATGTAAGACATtgcatcatattattattattgttataaggACTTGGAACTTATTTTATGTCAGCTCAATATTTAAGATAGAATTGGTACACAGCATTTTTTCCTCCTTAATAAACTTGAAATTATGTACTATTTTTTAGGATGGACGCATTGATTACAGTGAGTTTACTGCAATGATGTAAGAAACTGACTTTGGCAAAATTGGTCTACCTAAAGCATGAGTAAAAATTGctcttatttttgtatttgtcTTTATGTAGAATTAATATAATTGAGTAGCTTCATgaagctaattttttttttaatgtagttGTGCAAATTGTGGGGGTTATCACCTCCgcaatatacattttttttaaactgCTTTCAACATTGCAGCGGTTTACAAACCGCTGCAATATTTTTAAAAGTCCATCTGCCAAATAGCGGCGGTTTTGCAACCGCCGCAAAATTAATTATCTGATTTGCAGCGGTTGTGCCAGCGGTTTTTCAAAACTGCCGCAAAATCAAATCTCCACCCCTTAATAGGCGACGCTTATGGAACCACTGGAATTTTGTTTCGCGGCGA from Arachis hypogaea cultivar Tifrunner chromosome 10, arahy.Tifrunner.gnm2.J5K5, whole genome shotgun sequence includes:
- the LOC112718274 gene encoding calcium-dependent protein kinase 20-like gives rise to the protein MFLMIDTDNSGQITLEELKKGLERVGANLKESELLWLMEAVDVDNSGTIDYGEFIAAMLHLNKIQKEDHLYAAFTYFDQACEKYGILDSNIDDIIRDVDKDNDGRIDYSEFTAMM